CCGCTATGTCATCTCTGGTGCGAACGTCATGTGCCAAGGCCTGACCTCTGCCGGTGGCATCGTTGCGGACggcacggaggagggggaggtggtTGCTGTCTACGTGGAGGGCAAGGAGCatgcggtggcggtgggcaCCATGCTCATGTCCTCGGATGAAATCAAGGAAAAGAATAAAGGACCGTGCATAGAGAACATCCACCACCTCGGCGACGGGCTGTGGATGAACCCCGTCCTCAGCGCCTCACACATCAGCGTGTAGCGTGAGGAAGAAACATAGGCATGACATCGCACAGGTGCGTCGGTGTCGTGTGCGACGTagcgggggagagggcgaggcaaGGGGAATGAAGTGTGGGAGAGCTGCATTCACACAGCGAGTACGGTGaggtgcgcgcacacatgtgTACACGCatcagtggcggtggcggtgtgtgtgagggggtaGGGGAAGGCATGTCTGTCTGGCAGAGAGGGTTTCAAGGGTTCCGGTGCATCACCTGGCCACGTCACGCTgctccgctctctctttccccaTTCACTCTCACCCCGGctttttcccttttctcGACGTCGTGTATCAGCCATGCCCCGTGGCGGGGTACAGCGTCTGCGCCCATCGAGTTGGCGGGTCCGCTGTATTGCATATTGGTGTTGGCGGCGCGTCTCGGTGTGTTCATTTCCCTCGATGCGCCGGGCGTTAAGGACTAAAGACGGTGCTCAAACacgaagcgcagcggcacacgtAAAGTGAAAAGTACGGAaagtgcagctgcgtcaTGCAAGGGACTGCGATGTTTTCTCTCGCGAAGAGAAAGCGGGCGCGGCCTGCGGTGTCCACAAAGGTGCAGCCCAAAGATGGCGCTCGTGTACCTGAGCGGCGTGTACCCCTTGCCCTCACGCGGCTCTCCCGATTCTCTGATTATGTGCCTTcccgtctctctccgcccccaccccctgcatacacacgcacgcgtgtgtgcgtcgccaccatcgtcgctgcgcacgtTTTCACCCCTCTTGTGGGAAGTGAAGCAAGCGTGTGCCCGTGATGCAGCGCCACTCGAGACGGGGGCTGCTCAAGTACCTTTCCGGCGTGCGGGTAGAGTACGGCGGGTCAGCTGCCAAGCTGCTTGACTCGTACCTGCACCAGGATGCCGGCGCGAAGCACGCCGCCAATCTTCCAGTGTCGCAGCGGTACTTCTACATAAAAAATAGGAACAACGACGCCTCCTTGTCGAGTGCCACCGGTgcctcgcagcagcatcaaacggtgcagctgcgcctcggtGCTGCGCAGATGCTGAGCTCCTCACAGCACACCAGCATCGACAATCTCAACGAGGCGCACCCGCTCTACTACGCGCAAACCTCCCCAAGTGCGGCTGGgctcgcggcgccgctggttTTGGCTCTCAAGCGGCTGCGCATTCGTCAGCTGACAGCGCTGCAGggtgcgctggtgccgctgctgctcaaaGGAAAGCACGTCATTGCGCACTCAGAGACCGGGACAGGCAAGAGTTTTGGCATTGCGCTGGCCCTCGCCAACCGCATCATCCGCGACCAGCTGAACTACCGCCTCCACACGGTTGTTCTGGTGCCCACCGAGGAGCTGGCCCTGCAGTACGACAAGTGGCTGCGACACTTCGGTGGATGCACGTCGCAGGTGGTGCAGGTCGCCATCGACAGCATCCCTCTCGAGGCACAGCTCGCCAAGCTGCACAACATTCAGCCGCACGTGCTCGTCgggacgccgcagcgcgtggctGAAATTGTGCGCCTAAGCCCCTCTATCCTTGGCGAAAAGCTGCGGCGCAAGGTGGACTGCGTCGTCCTGGACGAGGCGGACATGATCATTCACGCCAACGTTGTGTACGGGCGGCAGCAACTAAGCGGTGCAAACCTTGTGGACCGGCTTTTCCGCAACAGGCGAGAAGAGGTGCCAGCACAGCTTGTGGCAGCCAGCGCGACAGTCGACGGCGTCACAGCACAGACACTGAACACGTGGACACGCAACGACCGCACGGTGCGGCTGACAACAAGCTTCGTGGAGCACACGATTCCGCCGACGATTCAGTTCTACTTCTTTGGTGCGTCAAGGGCGTATCCGCTGGAGCGGTGCCTCTTACTGTCCCTTCAGCTAATCTGCACACAGCGACCTGACGCGCGCATCTTGATATTTACCGAAGACGAACGCGTCGCCGAGGTGTGCACACTGCTCACGTCCGCGGAGGTGGAAGGAGAGatgcgccgcatcgcccCGGGCGCGCTGTCATCTACGAAGGTGTTTGCTGGGGCCCTGCACGCTCTGCCCCGAAGCATCCCTTCGGCAGACAACAAGGAATCTCACGGCCCAGACAACCCGGTatcgcaccgccgcgtcccACTCACAACCGCAACGCAGCAGGCAGCCCCCTTCAGTGCAATACGCGGGAGTGGCAACGTCTACGAGGATGTGCGTGCCCACCAGGTTATCCGGCAGCACGGTGACGTCTACGTGAAGAATAACAGCTCCCTCTCTCGGCTGAATGAGGGCAAACTAGTGGTCGGCGTGGGTAGCTTCAACAGCAGCCGAGGACTGCATGTTAACGGTATCACCCACGTCATTCTCTACGGCGCCTGCCCTTCGGCTGCGTGCTTCGTCCACTGCGCAGGGCGTACAGGCCGCATGGGTGCGGAGGGCGACGTGCTGGTGCTGTACCCGCCATCCTCTGGTCGCCAGGTGCAGCAAGTGTGCAGCTCACTGGAGGTTCCATTTCACTCAAGTCGCATGAGTGCCGTGGAAGACCTCCTCCGCTCTGGCGAGGCACGCACTACCGAgtccgccgctggcgccgtgACCGAATCGGcgagcggcgcggctgccgacaACACCTGAGGGCGCAttcgtgcgtgtgggcaCACAGTTTTCCAGGTTGCAGTCAGAGACGTCAATTGCGTACTATGGCGCGTACAGGAGCGTTGTGCGCACGCATTCGTGCATCAGCGAGGGTGCCGCTTCGACGCTCCCTCGAACCTGCAGCACTTTATCCCTCCCACGCTCACAACAACGCGGCCGCGTATCGCTAGAGGCCGGGCGCAAGGCtccgagagagggaaaggggcgCCGCGCATCAAGATATCACTCTctcgccttcgccttctgTGGGTGTGATGAGGGCGAACGAGGTGGGTGTTTACGAGGAGCACTGTCGCCCTACACAACCCCTTCCCTCACCCTTCTTCGCTTGGCTAGTCTCACCTGCTGCAAGAGACCCACCTGCGGATGGGGATTACGAAGTTACTCTTGGTGAAGACGCGTCTGTGTGTTGCGCAATAGGAAATCACCTCTCACAGAGCCGAATCTACGCACTGGCTCTCATTCACCTTCGAAACGTGCTTCAATCTCGAgcacatgcgtgcatgcaAACCTTGGGGGTGGGTGATGTGccccgcagcggccgcgcctTGCCGTTCTCACGTATGCTGCTGTCTATGGGCGACTACCCACTCCACCCAGCCCCCTACCCATCCTtcactctccctctcacgATCTCACCCGATGATTTCGGCTGAaatcgcacacacacacacatgcaccgctggtcctgcgcagcagcggaaacACCAAGGCACATCTGTACTACATGTCCGACAAGACAATGGTCTCTGCGGCCGGTAGCTCAGCGACTTCACCGCTGCCGACCATGCCGCCTGCGCTTCGTCAGCTGATTATcgcggtggagcggctgaACGCTGCCTCTTCTTTGCCTTCGGATGTCGACGCCGTTTCATCTCTAAAGCAGTCGACAAGGGAGCTCCCAGAGCAGTCCACCTCAGATCCTCCGGCAGCCGACACTGTCGCACCAACGgtagagctgctgcggcaggtcgatgcgctgcaggaaCACTACAGGCGCCTTttggtgctggcgcagcagccgtacGGCACACAA
The genomic region above belongs to Leishmania major strain Friedlin complete genome, chromosome 11 and contains:
- a CDS encoding putative DEAD-boc ATP-dependent (RNA) helicase; amino-acid sequence: MQRHSRRGLLKYLSGVRVEYGGSAAKLLDSYLHQDAGAKHAANLPVSQRYFYIKNRNNDASLSSATGASQQHQTVQLRLGAAQMLSSSQHTSIDNLNEAHPLYYAQTSPSAAGLAAPLVLALKRLRIRQLTALQGALVPLLLKGKHVIAHSETGTGKSFGIALALANRIIRDQLNYRLHTVVLVPTEELALQYDKWLRHFGGCTSQVVQVAIDSIPLEAQLAKLHNIQPHVLVGTPQRVAEIVRLSPSILGEKLRRKVDCVVLDEADMIIHANVVYGRQQLSGANLVDRLFRNRREEVPAQLVAASATVDGVTAQTLNTWTRNDRTVRLTTSFVEHTIPPTIQFYFFGASRAYPLERCLLLSLQLICTQRPDARILIFTEDERVAEVCTLLTSAEVEGEMRRIAPGALSSTKVFAGALHALPRSIPSADNKESHGPDNPVSHRRVPLTTATQQAAPFSAIRGSGNVYEDVRAHQVIRQHGDVYVKNNSSLSRLNEGKLVVGVGSFNSSRGLHVNGITHVILYGACPSAACFVHCAGRTGRMGAEGDVLVLYPPSSGRQVQQVCSSLEVPFHSSRMSAVEDLLRSGEARTTESAAGAVTESASGAAADNT